Part of the Zea mays cultivar B73 chromosome 4, Zm-B73-REFERENCE-NAM-5.0, whole genome shotgun sequence genome is shown below.
AATGGTTCCAGGTGATCAAAGCTTATATAAATTAGATAAGCATTCCTGATTAGATTCGCTCTAGGTTATGATTCTGGAACAAACGAATACACTCTTATTAATGTAGTGGGAACCAAAGTATTTCTAGCTTCCCTTTGTGCGCCATGGCTATCATTACAAAATACTCGAGTCTTGGTATCAGTGTGGAACTGTGGACATACCACTGCACGCATGCAATGCCATTACATCGATGGTGAACCCCGGGCCGAACCCCACCATGAACCCCCACTCGCAGCTCCCTTCCTCGtgatcttgctggcgacgacgtatAACCTCATCGAGGACAAAGATCAGAGTCGGGCCCACCATGTTGCCGTACTCGCTGAACACCTGCCGGCTGGGCGCCAACTTCCCGGGCTCTAGCCTCAGAGCCGCCGTGAAGTTGTCCATGACCTTGGGGCCACCCGGGTGCACCGCCCAGAAGAGGTTATTCCAGCCAACACTACCAATGCCGAGCGGCGACAGCGCGTCGATCAGACACCGCTCGATGTTGTCGCCGACCCCCGCCGCCAGCTCTCCAAACTCGAGGCGGTACTCCATGCCGAAATTGGTGAGCTCGGCAGCAACCGCCAGCTCCGAGCCGGGTAGCGTGGCCTGCGACGCTGACACCATCTCGAAGATTGGGCGCTCTACGGGTTCCTGCGGCCGGCTTCCGACGACAACTGCACCAGCACCGTCACCGAAAATGGCGTGGCCGATGATTCCGTAGCGGTGGGCTACTACGTTGGGGACTAGGTAACCATCCATGACGCTCAACATGTCTGCGCAAGCGACGAGGACTCGTGCGCTGCGGTTGTTCTCGGCGATGTCCTTGGCAACGCGGAGCGCCGCGGAGCTGCCGCTGCAGCCATGAAAGCCGATCACCGTACGCTGCACGGTGGTGCTTAACCCGAGAAGGGAAGCGATGCGGAGATCGATGTGGGGCAGTTGAGCACTGCTGCTGGTGGCGAAGACGAGGTGCGTGATGTCTTCAGCCGGTCGGCCCCATTCGGCAATGGCTTTCTCTGCGGCAGCGGCCACAAGCCCTGGCATGACACTGGCCACGACGGCTAGCTTGCCTTCTAGACTTGGAGCTGCAGGGTCCAAGAACTCGGGATGCTCACGGAACAGCTCCTCGTTGACTTGCAGGTATCGTTTTTTTACCATCATCTTCTCACCTGAGAGGCATGTAAACAAGACATCACGTTGGGATCCTATTCTGTGCATAAAACCAGCTTCGTGTATATATGTTTGCAATCTTCGGTTGACTTTCTTtttacgaaaaaacaccttctacgCTCTTCTTCTCGCGTGCCAGTTATATATATTTGCAACAAAAAAAAACTCACATCTCATCCGAAAGTTGTTATACGAAGGGCTCAGATTAAGTTAGTGTATATGTGTATGAAGAGGTGGTCTTGTGTATAGCAGGATACGTCCTTTATTGTAAGGGAACATATTTCATATAACATGAGAATGGAAGACGGAAGGTTAATTACATACACATTTTCTTCATGATTGCTTTCGTGTGTGTAAGATGATCGTTCTTGGTGATACTGAAGTACCAGTCAGTGTACTCATCTTGCTGAACGCAGTTGCCTGGGTTGGCTGTGCCGACGCTAAGCACACACGCAGGCCCGCCGCCGTTATGCCATTGCTGCCGGAATGCGCTGCAACAAACATGCATTATAAAGCCTTCGTCACAAAAACCAAAAAATTATCATAAACTCCCCAACAAGACACAGCCGTTTACTACTATATACAGAGATTTTATAGATTTTTTTAATTTATCACAGTGTCGGTGTTTTAACCCGAGGGTCCTAACCAACAAGTGAATTTGTCTGCgtgcccctgtccagatgggtGATGCtagaagacacaagatttattctGGTTCGGGCAAAAGAAGACTCTATTTCCAACGAaggatgagacttatattatcttgcacataGGTGCTCATAGTAGGGATACAAGCtagtcgagagagagagagagagcagatcTCAAGTCTCTAAGTGTGATTGAGGTCAGTGCCAATATTAGGAGTGGAGTGGGCCGTGAAGTGTTGTGTTCCTCCTCCCCTCGGAGACCCTAGAATCCTCCTTTTATAGTCACAAAGGGGAAACCCAGGAGTACAAGAATTGCCGCGTTGTTGTTGTGGTCAAACGAGATAAGTTCGAGCCCCTGTAGCAGTATGATCGGCGGAATGGCCCTTGTCCTTGGCGTCATCTTTGGTCAGGAGAAGGATGTCTGATCCCTGTAACCTGCGCTTTGACCAGGTAGAGAGCTGAGGCCAAATTCGCGGGCTCGGATGCGTGCCCGAGCTCGTCCTATGCAGGGGTGCGGATGAGAAGTTTATAAGTATGTCGAGTCGTAGTGGTTGAAAATAGTGCTCGGCATGGTGGAAAGAAAGTGGTAATCTAGCCCGTGCGTCATCCGGGATGGTGGAAAGCAGATTGGACACCGGGCTTGTGGTTTATGTAGCCATCCTATCTTCAACGGGGTTCACGGGAGAGCTGGTGGCATCACATGTTTCCTAGTTGGAGTAGTTGGCCAAGatcgggctcgagcgaggcgaagaTCTCTCTCGAGGCCAGGGTCAGGTCTTGGCATCACATGTAGCCATGCTATGGTCAGTTGAAACAATGGTCAGACTGGGGGAACAGCACCCCGTATTCGAGCCCTGACCACCGTCGTTGTGTGTAGTAACAAGTAGATTCAGACCGGGGTCGTGTCACCCTTTGTTGACTTTGGTGCCTACGGCGGGGTAGGTGTTCGTACAGATTGCATTAAATGCACACCTCCTGGGATCTGAGTGGTTGGCCGAAGCAGGTAGCTCCTGGGCGTCGTCTGAGGCACCCTCAAGCGAATCGGAAATGTGTGTCTCGTCCGAGgctggcctcgggcgagttgcgGTTATATTTTTCGCTTGGGGTGACCTCGGGCGAACTGTGACTTTGTCACTCGCCCGTGGGTGGCCTCAGGCGAGTTTTAACTATGTCTGCAGCCCGAGGGTGGCCTCGGCCCAGTTCATTACTAGGGTCTCCTattcgaggttggcctcgggcgaggcgtgatttgGATCCCTTGGCTTGGTATGGTCGAGAGCGTGTTTTGCACATGTTCCCTTCTTACTCAAGCGTCTAAGGATTTTAGGGTTGTGatctgggtacccctaattatggtacaccacagtagcccctgagccttcaagggagtgtaggcactcgcttggaggttcttgcTAAACCTTCTGGGCGTTTTTGCCAGGATTTTTGAGAGTTGGGAGATtttttccgatgggtgcgcgcccaTGGGGCCTCGGAGCAGTGGTTACTCCTTCGAGATCTTTATGTTTCCCTCTGCATACTTCATTGATCTATTAATTCCACGTAACTTGGTTGTAGCCTAGCTGCAAGGGCAGCCCTGAGCCTCTGCGTCGGTTTGTTGATGCTATTAGCAATTTGGTCGTAGCCGTGGTGCCagggtagcccccgagcctctacactgGGCAAGAGGACGATCAGGGCCGCCTTGACTTTTATTGATACATCTCTTCGTCGCCTTTTTGTAGGGAGGACGAGGGGAAATGCGCAATGCTACCCTCGGTGGGCAATGAGCATGACACTTCTTGTGGACTGTTAGCGCGTAATCCAAGTGGAGGCCCGAGCCCCATTCGCTAGGGGTTGGCTTGCAGTCCAGAGACACCCCCTAATATACCCGTGGGGATTCGCTGGTCCCGGATCCATTCGATAGGATTTGAGGGCTCGTTGTCACCCTCCGATGGGATACCATTACGAATCGTTCCTGCTGatctcggatatgtcctagggtaccctGGGATTTgtagcccaagcctcggccatgtacgcacgtacccatggtcatctctGACTCTACTCTCTGGGGCGGTTGTTGAACACTACCGAGGGgctaaccttcgaacccctgatcagtaaagggctcggagcccgtgtgctctggggcggttgctgaTCCTCATTGAGGGGCCAACCTTCCAACCCCTTATCAGTAAGGGGCTTGGAGCTCGTTTCCTTTACTAGGAAGGAAATCCAAACAGATATTCCTTTCCCATCACCTGTGTAgaaggaaaaagggagagagagatACATTTTAGGCGCCCACCTTGGGGAGGCGAAACAGTTCCTATTGGTTGTGTTAACCGGACAAGACGTGTGGCCCCAGGCAGGAATTAATGTGATGGCACACGAAGCCCACGGGCTATCTGTTGTCGCGCGCACAGGCAAGTTTCGAGAAAAAAAATCTGTTTTCGGATTTGATTTTTAAATGCGGGGTGCTCGGCCCTGATCTCGATGGGTTCATCGGCTCCCCTTATATATATCTAGGAGGGGACGGCCCTGGCTCTCACCCCGCACTTGTATTCCTAGCCTCAGCCACTCTTGCTTTTTAGTCCGTAGCCAAAGACTGTGATGAGAAGAGTAAGAGATCCATGTACCTCGCCACTCTCACCTTCTCGTTTCATCATGGCCGAGAAGGTGAATGTCCTCGCTCCCTATGAcatgtggcctttctccaccgtgatCGAGGAGGATATGCAGAGCCTCGTCGACGGGGGTCTGCTTTGCCCCCTCACCTTCGGAGTGCACCCCGAATGGCTTGTTCCTGGGGATGAGGAGAAGATGACTCCGCCCATGGGCTACATTGTTAGCTTCATGTCATTCCATGTGCGTGGGTTCAGGATGCCTGTGAGCCACTTTATACGTGCGCTCCCGCATTACTATGGGGTTGAGCTCCACAACTTCAATAAGAACTCCACTGCTTAGGAGGCGATCTTCACGGCGGTCTATGAGGGATACCTTAGGATCGACCCCCATTGGGATCTCTGGCTCCATATCTTCCGCGTGGAGCCATTTTCTCTAGCGATGGAGGTGAAGAAGGTCCGCACTGCGGTGAGGGCCGGTGGTTGTATGCTTCAGCTCTGTTCGGATGGGGCACAACTTTACATCCCTACCTCCCTCacctcttcgaacaaggggtggcagaaccgtTGGTTCTACCTCCGCAACAACAATGGGAGGCTGCCCTCGTACACCAAGCGGGTCGTGACCACTACAGGGGATAACTGGCAAATGGGAGCTACACGAGAGCATCAACCTCAGTTGGAGGCCTTCTTGGATGCCCTGCGGAAGCTCCACGACTGCGGTCCTACCGTAGTTGGGGTCGTCATCGCCTTTCACCGTCGAAGGGTGTTGCCGCTGGTTCAATGTTGTCTGCTCCTGCATGAGATGACGCCCGAGGCTGAGGTGGAGAGCTCTCGGATGTCAACGGCCACCCTCACCATTGACGACCTCCTCAAGCGGGTTAAGGGAATGGTGGGAAAGGTTGATTACAGTGCCTTTGCCTAGGTCTCGATGCGCCCCGACCATGGCTATGGGTCACTCATAGGCCACAATACCTGCCTCTACTTTTATCCTCGTTTCTTCATCTCAACCTGATTACCTAATCTTTCATTTATTCTTAGGGGCTACGGGGTTACAGATCTGCCTTGCCTTCGGTCCTGGAGGACACGACGGCTCGGGCGGCACGTAGGTTGGATGCAGAGCAGCAAAAGAGGAAgaaggacaaggagaagaagCGAGCCTGCAAGAAAAGGGTGGCTCGTGACGAGCTCGAGAAGCGTCGCTGAGcgtaggagagggaggggctactgctggaggcatccttggATATGTTCAgcgatgacgatgatgacgacgacgatgatgagggGATGGAGGTTCCGCTCGGATTTATCCCCGAGGTGAGACTTTGGTCCGAGCCGCGCTCAGGGGGCCCACCAAGCGGTCTGGACGCATTGGCAATTGAGCTTGAGGTGTCAGCCCTTGGCCTAAGACGTAGATGTTCAATGAGCGGGGGACTGTCCCCGCAGCCGAAGAGGTGACGGCGAAGCGGGTTGCCAACCAACTCCCGACGCCGACCGTGGGAACCAGGGACCCAAGGAGTTTGGCGCCAAGGAGGCTAGTGATGCCTCGGTCTGGGTTAGTGTCACGAGATATTGAGGTTGGATTTTCTCTATGCTCTGTGTGAATTTTTGTTCTTGCATGCTTTTCTCATCCAGAAGCGCAAATCGGGTGCGCCGACCCTAGCCCATGTGAAGGTCGTTAAGATGAGTATGACCTCGATGGCTAGGGTTGCAGCCCGGCAGATCCCCTAGGTCGACACTACACGGGACACTCTCCAACGGGGGTTGAGGAGGCGCGACTTGCTCTAGGAGGGTAGGTTGTGCGGGTGAATGTTGTTGCCGAGGTTGCGCCGCCACCGGGGGAAGTCGTTGCAGCACTCCTAGACAAGCCTCGGGTGCCGACTCTGATGCAAACACCGATGCCTGCCGAGGCCACCCCCCACACGTCTACAAAGGGGTTGGGGTATGCCGAGGTGACCTCGGCAATGGTGTCACCGACCTTGGTGGCACCAGTGATCTCTATCTCCGATTCCTCGGCCTCTGACTGGGGTAAGGAGGTGGTTGGTGACGGTGAAGCTGGTCCCTCGGAGCGGCCTGAGGTCCCAGTCGTGGAGCGTAACGCGTTTTATCCTGATGAGGGGAGCAGCACCGTCGTCCCCATTGGGAGGGATCCTTACGCATGGGGAGGGAAGTGGCTCACATGGCAGGACTTTGCTGCCCCGGGGGATGAGTCATGACTAGGAGGAGATGCAGTTGTGGCAGGACTTCTAGGTCATCAGCTAGGTAGTGGATAAATCTCTCTAGACGATGACACATGCCTTCACCCAGGATATGTCTTGAtggcgtttgtttcctttcaggaGCTTATGGTAAAGATTGCAGCCAAGTACGTGTTCCTCCACCGTGAGCGTGGTGTCTAGGACTCGCTGTGTCGCCAGAAGGGCCTGCCTGCCTAGGCGAATGAGCAGCTCGCTTAGAAGAGCGCTGAAGCAGCGAATCTCTAGATGCTTTGCTCGGAGTTGAAGGAAGAGGCTGTCTTGGCATGGGGAGAAGTGTCTCCTCTTGCCAAGAGGGTACTCAATCTAGAGGAGGATCTTGGCAGGATATCCGATGAGCGGAAGAAATTCTAGAATTAGGCCATGGAAGCCTCTTCCCGAGCCGAGACCCTTGCCAAGGAACTCGAGGCACATCAGACTACGTGCACCCAGAAGGAAAGTGCTCTGGCTGAggtcgcagcagcagcagctgaggCGTCTCGGACCGAGGCTTCGCAGTGGAAGGCTCGGGTGAAAGGTATGTTTTGTTTACCTATGTTTTGCCTGATAGGACAACTTCGGTTGTGCTTACGTGTTTGTTTGGTTGGTTTTAGAATTGGATCGGGACCTTCACGTGTCTATCGAGACATCCACGAGCTCACCCGAGCCGTCGACGAGAAGAGCATCGCGTACGAAGCCATGTACGACACAGTTGTCGCCCTCTACCGGACCTTTGAGATTGAAGACACCCCTTCGAGCAGTTCCCCGTGGAGACGCATGCTTGCGCTGAGTGGCCACATGCAGAGCAAACTCCGTGAGGCTTTGCATACAGGCATGAAGCGGGCATGAGTGGTTGATCTCGAGTGAGCGAGCGAGGGCTACGTCCTCCCGAAAGGTGATGATCTCACCGAGGTGGAAGTTCGGAGGCTTGTGGACATTGTCGAGGGGGCAGGCTCGACGCTGGCCCAACACTTTGATGTGGAAGTGGTTCCTCCTATGTCTTCGCTCAACACTAGATCTTACTCTGTTGCTACGCCTCCCAGTGACACCGAGGCTACCTAGGCCATGGTAGGTGATGCTGACCCCGAGGGCACTGCTTCTCCCCCTGATGCCTGAGTTGCCGATCTTGCGGGTCCATGTAAAAAACCTTGAAGTCTTTTTTTGTGAATGGTGATGTACGAAGAATTTTAACTTTTTACGTTCGTTGTGCGCTTTTTTCCCTTGTTTCGTGTTTTTAGCTTGTCTTTTCACGGAATCACTATCAAAACGCAAGTTATCCTTTAGGGGAAGGGTGGTGAGTGGGAAAACCGTATCTAGAGGCGTAGGTGTTCCCATGGCTCGGTCATACTTGCCCTTCTGCATGTCTCTTGTTCTTTTAGGATTCTGCTTTTTGACTaggccaaaaacacgaaagtcgttttttagaagaaaaaaatagagaaaatgacgcaaagggggttccccccttttagccctcgagggaggttCGGTCTGGAGAAATAGGGTCGAGCCTCACTTGTAGGTTAGATCTTTATTTATGAAGATTGAAATACATGACAACTTGGAAttctaagggtaaaagcgacgtagctgctcAATGTTCCAAGCATTTTCATAGATTTTGCCTCAGTTGTTGCACAGCTCGTAGGGTCCTAGTTTCAAcaccttggcgatgatgaatggcccttcctagggaggggtGAGCTTGTGGCACCATCGgttgtcttgtcgtagccgaagtaccATGTTGCCAACCAAGAAGCCTCAACATCGGAATTGTCGTGCATGGTAGCACCGCAGTGACAACTGGTACTACCGGAGTGCGATAGTgctatgtcccgagcctcttctagttgGTCGAGTGAATCCTCGTAGTTgatttggttgctttggtcactgTATGCTTGTAGCCTCGGGGAGCCATGCTCTAAGTCAGTGGGTAGGAcggccttggccccatagactaggaagaatGGTGTGAATCCTGTGGCTCGGCTCGGAGTTGTCCTCAATCTCCAAACCACTGAGGGGAGTTTGCTAAGCCAGCGCCTAGCGAATTTGTTTAGCTCATTGTATATCCTTGGCTTAAGGCCTTGTAGGATCATGCCATTGGCATGTTCCACCTACACATTTGTCCTCGGATGAGCCACAGCTGATCAGTCCACATGAATGTGGTGATCATTGCAGAAATTCAAGAATTTCCTT
Proteins encoded:
- the LOC103654510 gene encoding Bisdemethoxycurcumin synthase → MLLLYLHRHISGQAPALPPSSHFRPFRRRLRRHAAMQPSLARGSSSSRRLHTAASTCPRMVARPVKLSAFRQQWHNGGGPACVLSVGTANPGNCVQQDEYTDWYFSITKNDHLTHTKAIMKKMCEKMMVKKRYLQVNEELFREHPEFLDPAAPSLEGKLAVVASVMPGLVAAAAEKAIAEWGRPAEDITHLVFATSSSAQLPHIDLRIASLLGLSTTVQRTVIGFHGCSGSSAALRVAKDIAENNRSARVLVACADMLSVMDGYLVPNVVAHRYGIIGHAIFGDGAGAVVVGSRPQEPVERPIFEMVSASQATLPGSELAVAAELTNFGMEYRLEFGELAAGVGDNIERCLIDALSPLGIGSVGWNNLFWAVHPGGPKVMDNFTAALRLEPGKLAPSRQVFSEYGNMVGPTLIFVLDEVIRRRQQDHEEGSCEWGFMVGFGPGFTIDVMALHACSGMSTVPH